A window from Vigna angularis cultivar LongXiaoDou No.4 chromosome 7, ASM1680809v1, whole genome shotgun sequence encodes these proteins:
- the LOC108336342 gene encoding uncharacterized protein P8A3.02c gives MREEEEEEKAVLEQIFGSSSEESDGSDGYSDGEREGEWEWESISEVKGLWLCPNFLSPRHQSRILASIQSQNWFPSPSINQAMRFGLQHLPSWAPPLAHSIRRSIRLQAHNPPPFPPHILHREPLFDQMIANVYQPGEGICAHVDLLRFDDGIAILSLESDCVMHFTNASLSVPVLLTPGSLILMSGEARYHWKHEINRSPEFQIWQGRQLTQSKRTSITLRKLSPSTP, from the coding sequence atgagggaagaggaggaggaggagaaggcgGTGTTGGAACAAATCTTCGGGTCTTCATCCGAGGAATCTGATGGCAGTGACGGCTACAGCGACGGCGAAAGGGAAGGTGAGTGGGAGTGGGAGTCAATCTCAGAAGTGAAGGGTCTATGGCTGTGTCCCAATTTCCTCTCTCCACGCCACCAATCCCGTATACTCGCATCCATCCAATCCCAAAACTGGTTCCCCTCTCCCTCCATCAACCAGGCCATGCGCTTCGGCCTCCAACACCTCCCTTCTTGGGCCCCTCCTCTGGCCCACTCCATTCGCCGCTCCATCCGCCTCCAGGCCCATAACCCACCCCCCTTCCCGCCCCACATCCTCCACAGAGAACCCCTCTTTGACCAGATGATCGCCAACGTCTACCAGCCCGGCGAAGGCATCTGCGCCCACGTCGACCTCCTCCGCTTCGACGACGGCATCGCCATCCTCTCCCTCGAGTCCGACTGCGTCATGCACTTCACCAACGCCTCCCTCTCCGTTCCCGTTCTCCTCACCCCTGGCTCATTGATCCTCATGTCCGGAGAAGCACGCTACCATTGGAAACACGAAATTAATCGCTCACCGGAGTTTCAGATATGGCAGGGTCGACAGTTGACTCAATCCAAACGCACCTCTATCACTCTCAGGAAACTCTCTCCCTCCACTCCCTGA
- the LOC108336341 gene encoding ubiquinone biosynthesis O-methyltransferase, mitochondrial — translation MAMAANHLRNSTRSSLHRILHHRFQPLLNAARFFSDAASSMPQPQPNQQSPPPSSLKDYELAKFAAIADSWWDSEGPFKPLHLMNPTRLAFIRSALCRHFKKDPYSAKPLEGLKIVDVGCGGGILSEPLARLGANVTGVDAVEKNIKIAQLHAGLDPVTSTIEFCCTTAEKLVEEGRKFDAVMALEVIEHVANPAEFCKSLAALTVPDGATVISTINRSMRAYATAIVAAEYILRWLPRGTHQWSSFLTPEELVLILQRAGINVEEMAGFVYNPVTGRWSLSDDISVNFIAFGTKSNNTE, via the exons ATGGCCATGGCTGCTAACCATCTCCGAAACTCGACTCGCAGCTCTCTCCACCGCATTCTCCATCACCGTTTTCAACCTCTCCTCAATGCTGCTAGGTTTTTCTCCGATGCTGCTTCTTCAATGCCTCAACCGCAACCTAATCAGCAATCTCCGCCTCCTTCGTCCTTGAAGGATTATGAACTCGCCAAGTTCGCTGCAATTGCTGATTCCTG GTGGGATTCTGAAGGTCCCTTTAAGCCATTGCATTTGATGAATCCTACGAGACTTGCTTTTATCCGTTCTGCATTATGTCGTCATTTTAA GAAGGACCCTTATAGTGCTAAACCTCTTGAAGGACTTAAAATTGTTGATGTTGGATGTGGAGGTGGAATTCTTTCTGAG CCACTAGCTCGATTGGGAGCTAATGTGACGGGTGTTGATGCTGTTGAGAAGAATATCAAGATTGCTCAACTTCATGCT GGTTTGGATCCAGTAACTTCAACTATTGAATTTTGTTGCACAACGGCCG AGAAACTAgttgaagaaggaagaaaattcGATGCCGTTATGGCCTTGGAG GTGATTGAGCACGTGGCAAATCCTGCAGAGTTCTGCAAATCTCTTGCAGCACTAACAGTTCCTGACGGCGCCACTGTGATATCGACCATTAATCGTTCTATGCGAGCCTACGCAACTGCCATTGTTGCTGCAGAATACATTCTCCGCTGG CTTCCGAGAGGCACTCATCAATGGTCCAGTTTTCTGACGCCAGAGGAACTCGTCCTCATCCTGCAACGCGCCGGTATCAAT GTGGAGGAGATGGCCGGATTTGTGTACAACCCGGTGACAGGACGGTGGTCTTTATCAGACGATATCAGCGTAAATTTCATCGCCTTCGGCACCAAATCAAACAACACCGAATAG
- the LOC108338692 gene encoding integrin-linked protein kinase 1, which translates to METKKLQLRFSLGRQSSLAPERGGAGDLSEALDPTVRLMYLANEGDLDGIEELLDAGSDVNFTDIDGRTALHVAACQGRTDVVDLLLRRGAEVDPRDRWGSTPLADAMYYKNHDIVKLLEKHGAKPPITPMHVENAREVPEYEIDPSELDFTNSVCITKGTFRIALWRGTQVAVKTLGEEVFADDDKVKAFHDELTLLEKIRHPNVVQFLGAVTQSTPMIIVTEYLPQGDLRAYMKRKGALKPVTAVKFALDIARGMNYLHEHKPEAIIHRDLEPSNILRDDSGHLKVADFGVSKLLKVAKTVKEDKPVTSLDTSWRYVAPEVYRNEEYDTKVDVFSFALILQEMIEGCPPFYEKPENEVPKAYVENERPPFRALPKLYAYGLKALIEECWDEKPQRRPTFRQVIRRLEDINGHLVQKRRWKTGGSGCIQHLEALFRGNRTSPSSRSSRSTAR; encoded by the exons ATGGAAACCAAGAAGCTTCAGCTTCGCTTCTCGCTCGGCCGGCAATCCTCCCTAGCGCCGGAGCGCGGCGGCGCGGGCGACCTGTCGGAGGCGCTGGATCCGACGGTTCGGTTGATGTATCTGGCCAACGAAGGAGACTTGGACGGGATCGAGGAACTTCTGGACGCGGGGAGCGACGTCAATTTCACCGACATTGACGGCCGCACCGCGCTCCACGTCGCCGCCTGCCAGGGACGCACCGACGTTGTTGACTTGCTACTCCGACGAGGCGCTGAAGTTGATCCGCGAGACCGCTGGGGCAGCACC CCTCTAGCTGATGCAATGTACTACAAAAACCACGACATCGTGAAGCTTTTGGAGAAACACGGTGCAAAACCTCCA ATAACTCCCATGCATGTGGAGAATGCTCGAGAAGTCCCAGAGTATGAGATTGATCCTTCTGAACTCGATTTTACTAATAGTGTTTGCATAACAAAG GGAACTTTCCGGATTGCATTATGGCGTGGAACTCAGGTTGCTGTCAAGACACTTGGGGAGGAAGTGTTCGCTGATGATGATAAAGT AAAAGCATTTCATGATGAGCTTACATTGCTTGAGAAAATAAGGCATCCAAATGTAGTTCAGTTTTTGGGTGCTGTAACCCAAAGCACCCCAATGATTATCGTCACAGAATATCTACCCCAg GGGGATCTTCGTGCCTACATGAAGCGGAAAGGTGCATTAAAACCAGTAACAGCTGTAAAATTTGCACTTGATATTGCTAG GGGTATGAACTATTTGCACGAACATAAACCTGAAGCCATTATACACCGAGATCTTGAGCCTTC AAATATTTTGCGGGATGATTCTGGGCATCTGAAAGTTGCAGACTTTGGAGTTAGCAAGTTGCTTAAAGTCGCTAAAACAGTCAAGGAAGACAAACCCGTGACAAGCCTGGATACATCAT GGCGATACGTTGCACCAGAAGTCTATAGAAATGAGGAATACGACACAAAAGTGGATGTGTTTTCTTTTGCTCTGATATTACAGGAG ATGATTGAAGGTTGTCCACCGTTCTATGAAAAACCAGAAAACGAAGTTCCTAAAGCGTATGTTGAAAATGAGCGCCCACCATTTAGAGCGTTGCCAAAGCTTTATGCTTATGGACTAAAAGC GTTAATTGAGGAATGCTGGGATGAAAAACCACAGAGAAGGCCAACATTTAGGCAAGTAATTAGGAGATTGGAAGACATCAACGGCCATCTTGTACAAAAGAGGCGCTGGAAG ACTGGAGGTTCTGGATGCATCCAGCACCTGGAGGCCCTATTTAGGGGTAATCGCACAAGTCCAAGTAGCCGATCGTCTCGCTCCACGGCCAGATAA